Proteins encoded by one window of Porphyromonas vaginalis:
- a CDS encoding Fe-S cluster domain-containing protein — protein sequence MTILPTILVLVVIALISAVLLFITSKKFEVKEDPRIGEVAEVLPQANCGGCGHPGCAGFAKACCEASSLEGLWCPVGGEPVMTKVAEILGQTVAKSDPLVAVVRCNGTCEARPRVNTYIGAKSCKIESTLYSGETGCSYGCLGNGDCVAVCDFDAIHMNPETGLPEVDEDKCTACGSCVKACPKMIIELRKKGPKGRRLYVSCVNKDKGGVARKACTNACIGCSKCFKVCQFEAITIENNLAYIDHQKCRLCRKCAAECPTGAIHEVNFPPRKEPAAKPAPADKPAPAMATAAASAAPAATSSTASVPQKD from the coding sequence ATGACAATACTACCCACCATACTTGTTCTTGTAGTGATAGCACTCATCAGTGCCGTCCTACTTTTTATCACCTCCAAGAAGTTTGAAGTAAAAGAAGATCCGCGCATCGGAGAGGTCGCTGAGGTACTTCCTCAGGCCAACTGCGGTGGCTGTGGCCATCCTGGCTGTGCCGGCTTTGCTAAGGCTTGCTGCGAAGCCTCCTCTCTCGAAGGGCTCTGGTGCCCCGTAGGCGGAGAGCCGGTCATGACCAAGGTGGCAGAGATCCTCGGCCAGACCGTTGCCAAGAGCGACCCGCTCGTAGCGGTCGTGCGCTGTAACGGGACCTGCGAGGCGCGTCCACGAGTCAATACTTATATAGGAGCTAAGAGCTGTAAGATCGAGTCGACTCTATACAGTGGCGAGACGGGCTGTAGCTACGGCTGTCTAGGCAATGGCGACTGCGTCGCTGTGTGCGACTTTGATGCGATCCACATGAATCCCGAGACCGGCCTTCCCGAGGTGGACGAAGATAAGTGTACCGCCTGTGGATCTTGTGTCAAGGCTTGTCCGAAGATGATCATCGAGCTCCGCAAGAAGGGGCCCAAGGGACGCCGTCTCTACGTCAGCTGTGTCAATAAGGACAAGGGAGGCGTGGCACGTAAGGCTTGCACCAACGCTTGTATCGGATGTAGCAAGTGCTTTAAGGTATGCCAGTTTGAGGCAATCACGATAGAGAACAATCTCGCTTACATAGACCATCAGAAGTGTCGTCTATGTCGTAAGTGTGCGGCTGAGTGCCCGACGGGAGCTATCCATGAGGTCAACTTCCCGCCACGCAAAGAACCTGCAGCAAAGCCAGCGCCCGCCGACAAGCCAGCTCCAGCCATGGCAACAGCCGCTGCCTCTGCAGCTCCTGCTGCTACCTCCTCAACAGCATCTGTACCTCAGAAAGATTAA
- a CDS encoding SoxR reducing system RseC family protein, with the protein MKSECIERNATITAIEGGEVRLTVLRPSACSSCAAAGHCHASESRLETITLDRSQLPGEVAVGDQVSLEMRSSLGMRAVLLTMVVPTILIIAVTIILSYLELGTLAQILIALGVAAAYMLLLWLLRDRFERTFAFTVRKK; encoded by the coding sequence ATGAAGTCTGAATGTATAGAGCGAAATGCTACCATAACTGCCATAGAAGGTGGGGAGGTGCGTCTCACGGTGCTACGTCCGTCAGCTTGTAGTAGTTGTGCGGCTGCAGGGCATTGCCACGCCTCGGAGAGCCGTCTAGAGACGATCACGCTCGATCGCTCTCAGCTGCCTGGCGAGGTGGCTGTCGGTGATCAGGTCTCTCTGGAGATGCGTAGCTCGTTGGGTATGCGCGCTGTACTTCTCACGATGGTCGTCCCTACGATTCTCATCATTGCTGTAACCATCATTCTAAGCTACCTAGAGCTAGGTACGCTGGCTCAGATATTGATCGCCTTGGGTGTAGCCGCCGCATATATGCTCCTGCTATGGCTCTTACGTGACCGGTTTGAGCGAACCTTTGCCTTTACCGTGCGAAAAAAGTAA
- a CDS encoding aminotransferase class I/II-fold pyridoxal phosphate-dependent enzyme: protein MIKKNSSQTMNPVCPPLQFDTASWFAPELTKLAEHLNDRMVEMMRFYPESDYKTLRTMISKRNELHVDNIVITAGRTAAFYIIAEAFAGKRGAILVPSYQHYELAAKRYGWQLTYIPEDVETQEIKLEGEEFCWICSPNSSTGRFRSRAELLELISAHPQVFFIVDQSYASFTTQPTLTLSDVKSHPNIIFVSSFTQTYGLPGLRIGYVTADKKVIKEIQKVIDPWSVSTMAVEVAKYILIHPAQFTLPIRKWQRNALELETKLRQIDGIEVMPSDAPFFLVQIHCATAAELVKYLLEEHNIALYDATKLRGIKGEMVRITSRDATDNAKLVEAITAFCESR, encoded by the coding sequence ATGATAAAGAAGAATTCCTCTCAGACGATGAATCCCGTCTGCCCACCCCTACAGTTTGACACCGCCTCATGGTTTGCTCCCGAGCTGACGAAGCTGGCTGAGCATCTTAACGATCGCATGGTCGAGATGATGCGCTTCTATCCCGAGAGCGACTACAAGACGCTACGGACTATGATCTCCAAGCGCAATGAGCTACATGTAGACAATATCGTGATCACGGCTGGTCGTACGGCTGCTTTCTACATTATTGCGGAGGCTTTTGCGGGGAAGCGCGGCGCTATCCTCGTCCCCTCGTACCAGCACTATGAGCTAGCGGCTAAGCGCTATGGCTGGCAGCTAACCTATATTCCTGAGGATGTAGAGACGCAGGAGATAAAGCTCGAGGGTGAGGAGTTTTGCTGGATCTGCTCGCCGAATAGCTCGACGGGACGCTTTCGCTCCCGGGCTGAGCTACTGGAGCTCATCAGTGCTCACCCTCAGGTCTTCTTCATCGTAGATCAGTCCTATGCGTCCTTTACGACACAGCCTACGCTTACGCTGAGTGATGTGAAGAGCCACCCGAACATTATCTTCGTCAGTTCGTTTACACAGACCTATGGTTTGCCCGGGCTGCGCATAGGCTATGTAACGGCCGATAAGAAGGTTATCAAGGAGATCCAAAAGGTGATAGACCCATGGTCGGTCAGCACGATGGCGGTCGAGGTGGCGAAGTATATCTTGATTCACCCAGCGCAGTTTACGCTCCCGATCCGTAAGTGGCAGCGCAATGCGCTCGAGTTAGAGACCAAGCTTCGCCAGATAGATGGTATCGAGGTGATGCCGAGCGATGCGCCCTTCTTCTTAGTCCAGATACACTGTGCCACAGCAGCTGAGCTGGTCAAGTATCTGCTGGAGGAGCACAACATCGCGCTCTACGATGCGACCAAGTTGCGAGGCATCAAGGGTGAGATGGTGCGTATCACCTCTCGTGATGCGACAGACAATGCGAAGCTCGTAGAGGCTATCACAGCCTTTTGTGAGTCTAGGTAA
- a CDS encoding glycoside hydrolase family 3 protein, producing MNYLLRSDRWFVSRYARVRGWRPSGRLLSSLSLLLVLLVGCAGSDTTAQQLPTHLLDICNQRTDILLQEATQQIEKMTIEEQIGQLIIPIWEPRYDSASRARYLQLIDKIRPGGILFRKGEPYDQYRLTRLLQEHSRIPLLITADAEWGLAMRLQGTIRYPRMKLLADHCTPEEMYTLGQHMAQQCRVMGIHVSFAPVLDVNNNPKNPVIGTRSLGATPDIVISHGLALARGLEDGGVLSVAKHFPGHGNTDKDSHKTLPTVSGSLEELERVELAPFRAYIEAGLGGIMVAHLSVPALEPDVTCPSSLSHAVVTGLLREQLGFKGLIFTDGLEMRGVQRAEGLPISVAAILAGNDLLLGPLDPLQSYEELLSAYHAGILSEETIRDRCLRILCYKLLLHAGEMVERPIYNEEELYEALHTPELLSFAKELQNKVSQKK from the coding sequence ATGAACTATCTCTTGCGATCGGATCGTTGGTTTGTCTCGCGCTATGCGAGGGTACGAGGATGGAGACCTTCGGGGCGTCTGCTCTCGTCGCTCTCTCTATTGCTGGTGCTACTTGTTGGGTGCGCAGGCTCCGACACGACGGCACAGCAGTTGCCGACCCACCTACTAGACATCTGTAATCAACGCACCGACATCCTACTCCAGGAGGCGACGCAACAGATCGAGAAGATGACGATCGAGGAGCAGATCGGGCAGTTGATCATCCCCATCTGGGAGCCTCGCTATGACTCGGCCTCGCGAGCGCGCTATCTGCAGCTTATTGACAAGATTCGTCCAGGGGGCATCCTCTTTCGCAAGGGGGAGCCCTACGATCAGTATCGGCTCACCCGTCTCCTGCAGGAGCACTCACGCATACCGCTGCTAATCACGGCTGATGCCGAGTGGGGGCTGGCGATGCGTCTCCAGGGGACCATACGCTACCCACGTATGAAGCTACTGGCTGATCACTGCACGCCCGAAGAGATGTACACCCTCGGGCAACACATGGCGCAGCAGTGCCGTGTGATGGGCATCCATGTGAGCTTTGCGCCCGTGCTGGATGTCAATAATAATCCGAAGAATCCGGTCATCGGCACCCGTAGCCTAGGTGCTACGCCCGACATTGTGATCTCGCATGGACTAGCCTTGGCGAGAGGCCTGGAGGATGGCGGGGTGCTGTCGGTCGCTAAGCACTTCCCGGGGCATGGCAATACGGATAAGGATTCGCACAAGACACTCCCCACCGTATCGGGCAGTCTAGAGGAGCTCGAGCGGGTGGAGCTAGCCCCCTTTCGCGCCTACATAGAGGCGGGTCTCGGGGGAATCATGGTAGCACATCTCTCGGTGCCAGCTCTGGAGCCTGATGTGACCTGTCCCTCCTCGCTGAGTCATGCTGTCGTGACGGGGCTGCTACGTGAGCAGTTGGGCTTTAAGGGGCTCATCTTCACCGATGGCCTGGAGATGCGAGGCGTACAGCGTGCTGAGGGTTTGCCCATATCTGTGGCGGCTATCCTAGCGGGCAATGACCTGCTCCTGGGGCCTCTAGATCCTCTGCAGAGCTATGAGGAGCTACTCTCTGCTTATCATGCGGGCATTCTCTCGGAGGAGACGATCCGAGATCGCTGCCTGCGCATCCTCTGCTACAAGCTCTTGCTCCATGCGGGAGAGATGGTCGAGCGTCCTATATATAATGAGGAGGAGCTATACGAGGCGCTGCATACGCCAGAACTGCTCTCCTTTGCCAAAGAACTGCAGAACAAAGTATCTCAAAAGAAATAA
- a CDS encoding IS30 family transposase, producing the protein MHLTQAQRYEIAALLKTNTPQKKIAEVIGVHPSTICREIKRNLTPAGNYSPTQAQMFAKERQDWKNKARAKLTNAMKADIVQCIVEHKWSPEQIAGRRKLEGKPMVGKTSIYKFLHQDKKAGGKLYKHTRHGLAYRKRRLAVPIKTDWPKRKSIETRPECIDQKARVGDFEMDTIIGKEQKGAILTLVERVTGFTIIRLLEHGKDAKALAREVNKALRYYKKMGLLHSITTDNGSEFAKFKTIERSLKTPVYFAHPYQSWDKPHIEYLNKLLRQFIPKASTFEDLTDADLRRFQNLLNNRPRKNLNYKTPNEVIKNIILEKLH; encoded by the coding sequence ATGCATCTAACCCAAGCGCAAAGATACGAAATTGCTGCTCTTCTGAAGACTAACACGCCTCAAAAAAAGATCGCAGAGGTCATAGGAGTACACCCTAGCACCATCTGTAGAGAGATTAAGAGGAACTTGACACCCGCTGGCAACTATAGCCCTACTCAGGCTCAGATGTTTGCCAAAGAGCGACAAGACTGGAAGAACAAGGCAAGAGCTAAATTGACGAATGCTATGAAAGCTGATATTGTCCAGTGCATTGTAGAGCATAAATGGTCTCCAGAGCAAATTGCTGGAAGGCGAAAGCTGGAGGGCAAGCCGATGGTCGGTAAGACCTCCATTTACAAGTTCCTGCATCAAGACAAGAAAGCTGGAGGCAAGCTTTACAAACACACAAGGCATGGGCTAGCTTATCGCAAGCGACGCCTGGCCGTACCAATAAAAACAGACTGGCCTAAGCGAAAGTCCATAGAGACTCGTCCTGAGTGCATTGACCAGAAGGCACGAGTAGGAGATTTTGAGATGGATACCATTATAGGCAAAGAGCAGAAAGGAGCAATTTTAACGCTTGTAGAGCGTGTTACAGGCTTTACTATCATACGACTTCTGGAGCATGGCAAGGATGCCAAAGCTCTCGCCAGAGAGGTGAATAAAGCTCTGAGGTACTACAAGAAGATGGGACTGCTACACTCGATCACAACCGACAATGGAAGTGAGTTTGCCAAGTTTAAGACCATAGAGAGGTCTCTCAAAACGCCCGTCTACTTTGCCCACCCCTATCAATCCTGGGATAAGCCTCATATTGAGTACCTAAACAAACTGCTACGCCAGTTTATTCCTAAGGCCTCTACTTTCGAAGACTTAACTGACGCTGACCTTAGACGCTTTCAGAACCTACTAAACAATAGACCCCGTAAAAACCTAAACTATAAGACACCCAATGAAGTCATCAAAAACATCATTCTTGAGAAATTGCATTAG
- a CDS encoding TonB-dependent receptor, producing MLSFTAEAQSPKVGTIRGRLEGAGSEDLAAITISLDGTSYHTLTDEHGNFELRDIPCGKYLLNITSLFIEPEQHKIVLNAPLLELRYQVKSSQTELGTVVVTGTSAKRRTELSGFSVNVLELDATSKFSLSTSEVLDRLPGTRIRSSGGLGARTNVNINGMSGESIRTFINGVPQSSYGGSFSLRSIPSSMIERVEVYKGVVPAYLSDDALGGAINIILKNRKSNQLVVSYSGGSFNTHLANLYGSYYLGNGFMLSASLYYNYSKNNYWVWGDDIVYEHGNGQVTKVDKARRFHDAYRDYGTRLALSLNDRSWVDQLSLNVIASGGYKEIQHGARMNRVYGNRHRNSRMVAVETSYRKDDIFTDGLSLDLQLGYTNNHRVVVDTVPYRYDWSGHPIVDDNNQPIKTDFGAEVRNPITGGPSLQTDISNTFTTRTSLVYTFLKHHTLTARWQGTYFLRDSHDPLVPKYITPPDQNKRSLKSIASLSLEDSWLEGRLKNSLFYKQYYQQVHAIMELINPTTGKLENTHVESATSFHGVGGTLSYKVLDGLYLHASAERAIRLPSELELFGNVASNVSQRPNLKPERSNNFNLGTNFGTYHLGPLGISGSGTLFVRDTRDMIREKVMIGALADYSQFENVDNILSRGIDTECSLSLWDKLFLTGSYSYTKATYNNRNESIYGLPLRHEPPHKANLNLRYLIPNLGAEGNTLTLGTNLFYVSKFPVDLVIYSTPYVPHQSPVSLSVSYTLLKGALTVSFDAKNIFNQQIFDNYALQKPGRAFFGKLVYTLQ from the coding sequence ATGTTGAGTTTTACGGCAGAAGCTCAATCCCCAAAAGTAGGTACAATCCGTGGACGATTGGAGGGCGCCGGGAGTGAGGACCTTGCAGCTATTACCATTTCGCTCGACGGCACAAGTTATCACACCCTCACCGATGAGCATGGTAACTTTGAGCTACGCGACATACCTTGCGGCAAGTACCTCCTCAACATCACCTCTCTCTTCATAGAGCCCGAGCAGCACAAGATCGTATTGAATGCGCCGCTTCTTGAGCTCCGCTATCAGGTGAAATCTAGCCAGACGGAGCTGGGAACAGTGGTGGTGACGGGTACATCGGCAAAGCGACGTACCGAGTTGAGTGGCTTCTCGGTTAATGTGTTGGAGCTAGATGCGACTAGTAAGTTTAGCCTTTCCACCTCCGAAGTGCTCGACCGGCTCCCCGGCACTCGCATCCGCAGTAGTGGTGGTCTAGGGGCTCGCACCAATGTCAATATCAATGGTATGTCGGGCGAATCGATCCGCACATTCATCAATGGTGTCCCTCAGAGTAGCTATGGAGGTAGCTTCTCCCTGCGTAGTATCCCCTCCTCGATGATTGAGCGCGTAGAGGTCTATAAAGGGGTGGTGCCTGCCTATCTCTCTGACGATGCTCTGGGTGGGGCCATCAATATCATCCTTAAGAATCGCAAGAGCAATCAGCTCGTTGTCTCCTACTCTGGGGGGTCGTTCAATACCCACCTTGCCAATCTCTATGGTAGCTATTACCTAGGGAATGGCTTTATGCTCTCCGCTTCGCTTTACTACAATTATAGCAAGAATAACTACTGGGTGTGGGGCGATGACATCGTCTATGAGCATGGCAATGGACAAGTGACCAAGGTCGATAAGGCACGTCGTTTTCACGATGCTTATCGCGACTATGGTACCCGCTTGGCCTTAAGTCTGAATGACCGCAGCTGGGTGGATCAGCTCTCCCTCAACGTGATCGCCTCGGGCGGCTACAAAGAGATACAGCACGGTGCTCGCATGAATAGAGTCTATGGTAATCGCCATAGGAATAGCCGCATGGTGGCCGTAGAGACCAGTTACCGTAAGGATGATATCTTCACCGATGGTCTCTCCCTCGACCTCCAGCTAGGCTATACCAATAATCATAGAGTGGTGGTAGATACCGTCCCCTATCGTTACGATTGGAGTGGTCATCCCATTGTTGATGACAATAACCAGCCTATTAAGACCGACTTTGGCGCAGAGGTGCGCAACCCCATCACAGGGGGGCCCTCGCTGCAGACTGATATTAGCAATACCTTTACCACTCGCACGAGTCTGGTCTATACCTTCCTAAAGCACCACACCCTCACAGCTAGGTGGCAAGGCACCTACTTCTTACGTGATAGTCACGACCCGCTAGTGCCTAAGTACATCACCCCGCCCGACCAGAATAAGAGATCCTTGAAGTCTATCGCCTCCCTCTCCCTTGAGGATAGTTGGCTAGAGGGACGTCTGAAAAACTCTCTCTTTTATAAGCAGTATTACCAGCAGGTACACGCCATCATGGAGCTGATTAACCCCACGACTGGTAAGCTGGAGAATACCCACGTGGAGAGTGCCACATCCTTTCACGGAGTGGGCGGTACCCTCTCCTACAAGGTGCTAGATGGTCTTTATCTACACGCTTCGGCCGAGCGGGCCATACGACTCCCCAGCGAGCTAGAGCTATTTGGCAATGTCGCCTCCAACGTCTCTCAGAGGCCCAATCTAAAGCCCGAGCGAAGCAATAACTTCAACCTCGGCACCAACTTTGGCACCTACCATTTAGGACCTCTAGGCATCAGCGGATCGGGTACGCTATTCGTGCGTGACACACGTGATATGATTCGAGAGAAGGTGATGATCGGGGCTCTGGCCGATTATTCGCAATTCGAAAATGTGGACAATATCCTGAGCCGTGGCATTGACACCGAGTGCTCGCTCTCACTATGGGATAAGCTCTTCCTCACCGGGAGCTACTCCTATACTAAGGCGACCTACAATAATCGCAACGAGTCGATCTACGGGCTGCCCCTACGGCACGAGCCTCCACACAAGGCCAATCTCAATCTCCGCTACCTGATACCCAATCTCGGAGCCGAAGGCAATACCCTCACTCTCGGTACCAATCTATTCTACGTAAGCAAGTTCCCCGTAGATCTTGTGATCTACAGCACCCCTTATGTGCCGCATCAGTCACCAGTGAGCCTATCCGTCAGCTATACACTGCTCAAGGGGGCACTCACCGTCAGCTTTGACGCAAAGAACATCTTCAATCAGCAGATATTCGACAACTATGCATTGCAAAAGCCCGGTCGTGCCTTCTTTGGCAAGCTGGTCTATACACTGCAATAA
- a CDS encoding IS110 family transposase translates to MKYFFIGIDVSKEKLDATMIHYESESDSEQQLAYTTVENNPKGFRSLVSWSKKNAGRRVKTDTMLFCCETTGGYDRALCDWLYGNGLNIWRESALQIKRSMGLRKGKDDKADSEMIAYYALRFRSQATLYKPLDGNMRSLRDLFLYRQSLVAERQAKMVSSKEKQHISSKSKVDNFIYRDAQKGIDILTKSIKKCECRMLEIIKEDEEMYRNYLHLISCKGVGLITSVMLIIYTDNFKSWNAKKMASYCGIAPFYESSGSSVFHKANTSGYSNRRLKGILTQAARSAITYNPTLRQYYLRMKAQGKPYGVILNNVNNKLVHILFSLVLHDCDFELDHEAKRALRA, encoded by the coding sequence ATGAAATACTTTTTCATCGGCATCGATGTATCCAAAGAGAAACTAGACGCCACAATGATTCACTACGAATCTGAATCAGACAGCGAGCAGCAGCTCGCCTACACTACAGTAGAAAACAACCCTAAGGGGTTCCGGAGCCTCGTCTCTTGGAGTAAGAAGAACGCTGGTCGAAGAGTCAAGACCGACACCATGCTCTTCTGCTGTGAGACTACAGGAGGATACGATCGCGCACTCTGCGACTGGCTCTACGGCAACGGCCTAAACATCTGGCGCGAAAGTGCTCTGCAGATCAAGCGCAGCATGGGTCTGCGCAAAGGCAAGGACGACAAAGCCGACTCAGAGATGATCGCTTACTACGCCCTACGCTTCCGCTCCCAAGCCACTCTCTATAAACCTCTGGACGGGAACATGCGTAGCCTACGTGACCTCTTTCTCTATAGGCAGTCTCTAGTTGCCGAGAGACAGGCTAAGATGGTTAGTTCCAAGGAAAAACAGCACATCTCTAGCAAGTCTAAAGTCGACAACTTCATCTACCGAGATGCTCAGAAGGGCATCGACATCCTGACCAAAAGCATCAAAAAGTGCGAGTGCCGAATGCTTGAAATCATCAAGGAAGACGAGGAGATGTACCGCAACTACCTGCACCTCATTTCCTGCAAAGGAGTGGGCCTCATCACCTCTGTCATGCTGATCATCTACACCGACAACTTCAAGAGCTGGAATGCCAAGAAGATGGCTAGCTACTGCGGTATAGCACCCTTCTACGAGAGCTCTGGGAGCTCAGTCTTTCACAAAGCCAACACAAGTGGCTACAGTAACCGACGGCTAAAAGGAATCTTGACCCAAGCAGCCCGAAGTGCCATAACGTATAACCCAACATTAAGACAATACTACCTACGCATGAAAGCCCAAGGCAAGCCCTACGGGGTCATCCTCAACAATGTCAACAATAAGCTCGTACACATTCTCTTCTCGTTGGTTCTGCACGACTGCGACTTCGAGCTGGACCACGAAGCGAAGAGAGCTCTTCGAGCCTAG